A DNA window from Caulobacter mirabilis contains the following coding sequences:
- a CDS encoding DUF885 domain-containing protein, whose amino-acid sequence MSGRRLAVAAAFSLWGAAALAQTPSERLAALGDAVARDYLAYDPGLIDLTGVDAPGRDRFADRSPAALADFDARWTRSLAALRAIDRAALSGPDQATYAVLQEMLEADLQLRVCRTELWNVNHFNGWQSNFTQMAAAQPVGSPAARADALKRWGSVPAFLDQEIANLRSGLAQGYAAPKSVVGRVIGQMNDLTSVKPEASPFYSPAERDPDPAFRAAFGKLMVERVNPALIRYRDFLQTEYLPRARDGVAVSELPNGAACYQANLRSVTTLNRTPQEVYDLGRRTVEANAARVIALGRQAYGLTDFAAIVERSKGSAANHFKSKDELLAYNQALMAAAKIKTAALVERMPTQEVVIKPAADFEEAAGVNSRYEPEPDPAKPGVYRIQLGDWATKTRAEAAITAVHEAWPGHHLQFAIAREHAPDTAIAKLTFNGAYMEGWARYSEALAEEAGMYDSDDALIMRRIWPARGMVVDPGLHAFGWTRKQAVDYLVATGRFDARASEDMIDRIAVMPGQLTAYDSGGLEIMALRAQAETALGRGFDLKAFNQVILKDGALPLVELRRRVEAWIAAKSAAQ is encoded by the coding sequence ATGTCCGGACGTCGCCTGGCCGTCGCCGCCGCCTTCAGCCTGTGGGGCGCAGCCGCCCTCGCCCAGACGCCGTCGGAGCGGCTGGCCGCCCTGGGCGACGCCGTCGCGCGGGACTATCTGGCCTATGACCCGGGCCTGATCGACCTGACCGGCGTCGACGCGCCGGGCCGCGACCGCTTCGCCGACCGCAGCCCCGCCGCCCTGGCCGACTTCGACGCCCGCTGGACCCGGAGCCTGGCGGCGCTGCGCGCCATCGACCGCGCCGCCCTCTCCGGCCCGGACCAGGCGACCTATGCGGTCCTGCAGGAGATGCTCGAAGCCGATCTGCAGCTGCGCGTCTGCCGGACCGAGCTGTGGAACGTGAACCATTTCAACGGCTGGCAGTCCAACTTCACCCAGATGGCCGCCGCCCAGCCGGTCGGCTCGCCCGCCGCGCGCGCCGACGCCCTGAAGCGCTGGGGCTCGGTCCCCGCCTTCCTCGACCAGGAGATCGCCAACCTGCGGTCGGGCCTGGCCCAGGGTTACGCCGCGCCGAAGTCGGTCGTCGGCCGCGTGATCGGCCAGATGAACGACCTGACCTCGGTCAAGCCGGAGGCCTCGCCCTTCTATTCGCCGGCGGAGCGCGATCCGGACCCGGCCTTCCGCGCGGCGTTCGGCAAGCTGATGGTCGAGCGGGTCAATCCGGCGCTGATCCGCTACCGGGACTTCCTGCAGACCGAATACCTGCCCCGGGCGCGCGACGGCGTCGCGGTGTCTGAACTGCCGAACGGCGCCGCCTGCTACCAGGCCAACCTGCGCTCGGTGACGACGCTGAACCGGACGCCGCAGGAGGTCTACGACCTGGGCCGGCGCACCGTCGAGGCCAACGCCGCCAGGGTCATCGCCCTGGGCCGGCAGGCCTACGGCCTGACCGATTTCGCCGCCATCGTCGAGCGGTCCAAGGGCAGCGCCGCCAACCACTTCAAGTCCAAGGACGAGCTGCTGGCCTACAATCAGGCGCTCATGGCGGCGGCGAAGATCAAGACCGCCGCGCTGGTCGAGCGGATGCCGACGCAGGAGGTGGTCATCAAGCCCGCCGCCGATTTCGAGGAGGCCGCCGGGGTCAACTCCCGCTACGAGCCCGAACCCGACCCGGCCAAGCCCGGCGTCTACCGCATCCAGCTGGGCGACTGGGCGACCAAGACCCGGGCCGAGGCGGCGATCACCGCCGTGCACGAGGCCTGGCCCGGCCACCACCTGCAGTTCGCCATCGCCCGGGAGCACGCCCCCGACACCGCCATCGCCAAGCTGACCTTCAACGGCGCCTACATGGAAGGCTGGGCCCGCTATTCCGAGGCGCTGGCCGAGGAAGCCGGCATGTACGACAGCGACGACGCCCTGATCATGCGCCGCATCTGGCCGGCGCGGGGCATGGTCGTCGATCCCGGCCTGCACGCCTTCGGCTGGACACGGAAACAGGCGGTCGACTACCTGGTCGCCACCGGCCGTTTCGACGCCAGGGCTTCCGAGGACATGATCGATCGGATCGCCGTCATGCCGGGTCAGCTGACCGCCTATGACTCCGGCGGGCTGGAGATCATGGCCCTCCGCGCCCAGGCGGAGACGGCGCTGGGCCGAGGCTTCGACCTGAAGGCCTTCAACCAGGTGATCCTCAAGGACGGCGCCCTGCCCCTGGTCGAGCTGCGCCGCCGCGTCGAGGCCTGGATCGCCGCGAAATCAGCCGCGCAATGA
- a CDS encoding nitrite/sulfite reductase, whose amino-acid sequence MYRYDAIDKEFLADRASEFREQVGRRLAGDITEDQFKPLRLMNGLYLQLHAYMLRVAIPYGAFDSRQMRRLAHIARTYDKGYGHFTTRQNIQFNWIKLGQAPDIMDALADVDLHAIQTSGNCIRNTTSDPFAGATDEEVDDPRVWSELIRQWSTLHPEFSFLPRKFKIAVTASAKDRTAAKVHDIGLMLRRGRDGTLGFEVIVGGGQGRTPYVGPTIREFLPADRLLSYLEAILRVYNRHGRRDNIYKARIKILVGALGAEEFARQVEEEWSKLDSVQADFPPTELARIRGAFAPLAFETLPARSEAFEAAKAADPAFARFVRNNVKAHKQPGYAIVEISLKDPQATPGDITAEQMEVLADLAQRHGQDDIRATHEQNLVLPHIKLDDLPAVHAALKAAGIATPNINLISDIIACPGLDYCALANARAIPIAQSIAQRFADADRAETVGELKIKISGCINACGHHHVGNIGILGVDKKGEEFYQLSLGGSGQEDASLGQILGPALPVDRVADAVEILVETYLSARQGEERFLDTYRRVGMAPFKEAVYADAH is encoded by the coding sequence ATGTATCGCTACGACGCCATCGACAAGGAGTTCCTGGCCGACCGGGCCAGCGAGTTCCGCGAACAGGTCGGACGCCGCCTAGCCGGCGACATCACCGAGGACCAGTTCAAGCCGCTGCGGCTGATGAACGGCCTGTATCTGCAGCTGCACGCCTACATGCTGCGGGTCGCCATCCCGTACGGCGCCTTCGACAGCCGCCAGATGCGCCGGCTGGCGCACATCGCCCGCACCTACGACAAGGGCTACGGCCACTTCACCACCCGCCAGAACATCCAGTTCAACTGGATCAAGCTGGGCCAGGCGCCGGACATCATGGACGCCTTGGCCGACGTTGACCTGCACGCCATCCAGACCAGCGGCAACTGCATTCGCAACACCACCTCCGACCCGTTCGCCGGCGCGACGGATGAAGAGGTGGACGATCCGCGGGTGTGGTCCGAACTGATCCGGCAGTGGTCGACGCTGCACCCGGAATTCTCGTTCCTGCCGCGCAAGTTCAAGATCGCGGTCACCGCCTCGGCCAAGGACCGCACCGCGGCCAAGGTGCATGACATCGGCCTGATGCTGCGTCGGGGCCGCGACGGGACGCTGGGTTTCGAGGTGATCGTCGGCGGCGGGCAGGGACGCACCCCCTACGTCGGCCCGACCATCCGGGAGTTCCTGCCAGCCGACCGGCTGCTGAGCTACCTGGAAGCGATCCTGCGCGTCTACAACCGCCACGGACGGCGGGACAATATCTACAAGGCGCGGATCAAGATCCTGGTCGGCGCGCTGGGCGCGGAAGAGTTCGCCCGCCAGGTTGAGGAGGAGTGGAGCAAGCTCGACTCCGTCCAGGCCGACTTCCCGCCGACCGAGCTGGCCCGCATCCGCGGCGCCTTCGCGCCGCTGGCCTTCGAGACCCTGCCGGCCCGTTCGGAAGCCTTCGAGGCCGCCAAGGCCGCCGATCCGGCCTTCGCCCGGTTCGTGCGCAACAACGTCAAGGCGCACAAGCAGCCCGGCTACGCCATCGTCGAGATCTCGCTGAAGGATCCGCAGGCCACGCCCGGCGACATCACCGCCGAGCAGATGGAGGTCCTGGCCGACCTGGCCCAGCGCCACGGCCAGGACGACATCCGCGCCACCCACGAGCAGAACCTGGTCCTGCCGCATATCAAGCTGGACGACCTGCCGGCGGTGCACGCGGCGCTGAAGGCGGCCGGGATCGCCACGCCGAACATCAACCTGATCAGCGACATCATCGCCTGCCCGGGTCTGGACTACTGCGCCCTGGCCAACGCCCGCGCCATCCCGATCGCCCAGTCGATCGCCCAGCGCTTCGCCGACGCCGACCGCGCCGAGACGGTGGGCGAGCTGAAGATCAAGATCAGCGGCTGCATCAACGCCTGCGGCCACCACCATGTCGGCAACATCGGCATCCTGGGCGTGGATAAGAAGGGCGAGGAGTTCTACCAGCTCAGCCTCGGCGGCTCGGGCCAGGAGGACGCCTCGCTGGGCCAGATCCTCGGCCCGGCCCTGCCGGTCGATCGGGTGGCCGACGCGGTCGAGATCCTAGTCGAGACCTATCTCTCCGCCCGCCAGGGCGAGGAGCGTTTCCTGGACACCTATCGCCGCGTGGGCATGGCCCCCTTCAAGGAGGCCGTCTATGCCGACGCTCATTAG
- a CDS encoding chorismate mutase: MAIDPRVAPADCTTMADVRQGVDALDRALVAIIAERQGYMDAAARIKQDRNVVHDRARIEDVVAKVKAAAREAGLSEAIAEPVWRMMIDRCIAYEFRAWDRLRNG, from the coding sequence ATGGCGATCGACCCTCGCGTCGCCCCCGCCGACTGCACCACCATGGCCGACGTCCGTCAGGGCGTGGACGCCCTCGATCGGGCCCTGGTCGCCATCATCGCCGAGCGGCAGGGCTACATGGACGCCGCCGCGCGCATCAAGCAGGACCGCAATGTCGTGCATGACCGCGCCCGGATCGAGGACGTTGTGGCCAAGGTGAAGGCCGCCGCCCGCGAGGCCGGCCTGTCCGAGGCCATCGCCGAACCGGTCTGGCGGATGATGATCGACCGCTGCATCGCCTACGAGTTCCGCGCCTGGGACAGGCTGCGGAACGGCTGA
- the cobA gene encoding uroporphyrinogen-III C-methyltransferase, producing MSRSDRPAASNRRLVALDGAGTAAAPGRVWLVGAGPGDPELLTLKAARLIAAAQVIVHDGLVSREILEMASPGARLIDVAKRKSRHTLPQDDINQLLVAFALQGLDVVRLKGGDPFIFGRGGEELLACRAAGVACEVVPGVTAALAASAGAGAPLTHRGAAQAVTFVTGHAAHGEPDLDWPALAKANQTVVIYMGLTTAGLIAGRLMDAGRDGATPALVVVNASRADETRHPTTLAKLAEVAEGLSGPALLIVGEAMALALSHSDGSREGGNPSGLSVASDSAWVPAFAGMNGSSQ from the coding sequence ATGTCTCGGTCCGATCGCCCTGCCGCCTCCAATCGCCGCCTGGTGGCCCTCGATGGCGCCGGGACCGCCGCCGCGCCCGGGCGGGTGTGGTTGGTCGGCGCCGGTCCGGGCGACCCCGAACTGCTGACCCTCAAGGCCGCGCGGTTGATCGCGGCGGCCCAGGTGATCGTCCACGACGGCCTGGTCTCCCGCGAGATCCTGGAGATGGCCTCGCCAGGCGCGCGGCTGATCGACGTGGCCAAGCGCAAGAGTCGCCACACCCTGCCGCAGGACGACATCAACCAGCTGCTCGTGGCGTTCGCGCTGCAGGGCCTGGACGTGGTGCGGCTCAAGGGCGGCGATCCCTTCATCTTCGGCCGCGGCGGCGAGGAGCTGCTGGCCTGCCGCGCCGCGGGCGTCGCCTGCGAGGTCGTTCCGGGCGTCACCGCGGCCCTGGCGGCCTCGGCCGGCGCCGGCGCGCCGCTGACCCATCGCGGGGCGGCCCAGGCGGTGACCTTCGTCACCGGCCATGCGGCGCACGGGGAGCCCGACCTCGACTGGCCGGCCCTCGCCAAGGCCAACCAGACCGTCGTCATCTACATGGGCCTGACCACCGCCGGGCTGATCGCCGGCCGCCTGATGGACGCCGGCCGCGACGGCGCGACTCCGGCGCTGGTCGTGGTCAACGCCAGCCGCGCCGACGAGACCCGTCATCCGACGACGCTGGCCAAGTTGGCCGAGGTCGCCGAAGGCCTCTCCGGCCCCGCCCTGCTGATCGTCGGCGAGGCGATGGCGCTGGCCCTTTCCCATTCCGATGGTTCCCGCGAAGGCGGGAATCCAAGCGGCCTGTCCGTGGCCTCTGACTCAGCTTGGGTCCCCGCCTTCGCGGGGATGAACGGTAGTTCGCAATGA
- a CDS encoding DUF934 domain-containing protein yields the protein MPTLIRHVEDRYEAAEDVFVDVLDEDETPAEGAVILSLTRFQAEGDALLGAGRAVGVRIQSDEAVEDLAYDLPRLAVVALVFPKFRDGRAYTSAHLLRKRLGYAGEVRAVGDVLREQAGFMVRCGIDGFAPSDGSTPADWAHAAGRFRHVYQRGADARAPVFEERA from the coding sequence ATGCCGACGCTCATTAGGCACGTCGAAGACCGCTACGAGGCCGCCGAGGACGTCTTCGTCGACGTCCTGGACGAGGACGAGACCCCGGCCGAGGGCGCGGTGATCCTGTCCCTGACCCGCTTCCAGGCCGAGGGCGACGCCCTGCTGGGCGCCGGCCGCGCCGTCGGGGTGCGCATCCAGTCGGACGAGGCGGTCGAGGACCTGGCCTACGACCTGCCGCGCCTGGCCGTGGTGGCCCTGGTCTTCCCGAAGTTCCGCGACGGCCGCGCCTACACCTCCGCCCATCTGCTGCGGAAGCGGCTGGGTTATGCGGGCGAGGTGAGGGCGGTCGGAGACGTCCTGCGGGAGCAGGCCGGCTTCATGGTCCGCTGCGGGATCGACGGTTTCGCCCCGTCCGACGGCTCAACGCCGGCGGACTGGGCGCACGCGGCCGGGCGGTTCCGGCACGTCTACCAGCGCGGGGCCGACGCGCGGGCGCCAGTCTTCGAGGAGCGCGCGTAA
- the gcvA gene encoding transcriptional regulator GcvA, which produces MERTIERRRLPPLNALRAFEAAARHLNFSRAAEELSVTPGAVSQQIQNLEDYVGAALFKRTPKGLLLTDAAQTALPALREAFDRLAEAASLLTAAVDGRRLTLTAAPSFAAKWLVPRLGKFEEAQPQVDVWLSAGMDVVDFASGEIDLAIRYGGGRYPGLEVTRLLSETVIPVVSPALLEQNPLNEPSDLSHHILLHDGSPDADDSCPDWAMWLAARGVKTVDGTRGPRFNQSSLVIEAAANGRGVALAKRTLAQADLDAGRLVTPFPIATAVDFAYYVVHPKTKGRLPQVKAFVSWLTEEAAAHEAALRTMDNGAGI; this is translated from the coding sequence ATGGAACGCACCATCGAGCGCCGCCGCCTTCCCCCGCTGAACGCCCTGCGCGCGTTCGAGGCGGCCGCCCGCCACCTGAACTTCAGCCGCGCGGCCGAGGAGCTGTCCGTGACGCCGGGCGCCGTCAGCCAGCAGATCCAGAACCTCGAGGACTACGTCGGCGCGGCCCTGTTCAAGCGCACGCCCAAGGGCCTGCTGCTGACCGATGCGGCCCAGACCGCCCTGCCCGCGCTGCGCGAGGCCTTCGACCGCCTGGCCGAGGCGGCCAGCCTGCTGACCGCCGCCGTGGACGGCCGCCGCCTGACCCTGACCGCCGCCCCGTCCTTCGCCGCCAAGTGGCTGGTCCCCCGGCTGGGCAAGTTCGAGGAGGCCCAGCCCCAGGTCGACGTCTGGCTGAGCGCCGGCATGGACGTGGTCGACTTCGCCAGCGGCGAGATCGACCTGGCCATCCGCTACGGCGGCGGCCGCTATCCGGGCCTGGAGGTCACCCGCCTGCTCAGCGAAACGGTGATTCCCGTCGTGTCGCCGGCTCTGCTGGAGCAGAATCCGCTGAACGAGCCGTCGGACCTGTCGCATCATATCCTGCTGCACGACGGTTCGCCGGACGCCGACGATTCCTGCCCGGACTGGGCGATGTGGCTCGCCGCCCGCGGGGTGAAGACCGTCGACGGCACCCGCGGCCCGCGGTTCAATCAATCCAGCCTGGTGATCGAGGCCGCCGCCAACGGACGCGGCGTCGCGCTGGCGAAAAGGACCTTGGCGCAGGCGGATCTCGACGCCGGACGCCTGGTGACGCCCTTCCCCATCGCCACCGCCGTCGACTTCGCCTATTACGTCGTCCATCCCAAGACCAAGGGACGGCTGCCGCAGGTGAAGGCGTTCGTCTCCTGGCTCACCGAGGAGGCCGCGGCCCATGAGGCCGCCCTCCGCACCATGGACAACGGCGCCGGTATCTGA
- a CDS encoding DUF2849 domain-containing protein produces the protein MKVLTANRLIDGEVVFWKDGRWIEPFADAQQFADDDAAGEETVAAAKTQSTVVVDPYLIDIVEAPGGWAPVSYRERIRALGPTNEPTHGKQAEGGAGIEAILAATGAARSTGRVDLIRRK, from the coding sequence ATGAAAGTCCTCACCGCCAACCGCCTGATCGACGGCGAGGTCGTGTTCTGGAAGGACGGCCGCTGGATCGAGCCGTTCGCCGACGCCCAGCAGTTCGCCGATGACGACGCCGCCGGCGAGGAGACCGTCGCCGCCGCCAAGACCCAGTCCACCGTCGTGGTCGACCCCTACCTGATCGACATCGTCGAGGCGCCCGGCGGCTGGGCCCCGGTCAGCTACCGCGAGCGCATCCGCGCGCTCGGCCCCACCAACGAACCGACCCACGGCAAGCAGGCCGAGGGCGGCGCCGGCATCGAGGCCATCCTCGCCGCCACCGGCGCCGCGCGCTCGACCGGCCGCGTCGACCTGATCCGCAGGAAGTAG